The Marinomonas sp. CT5 genome contains the following window.
ACTTGTCTAGTGTAGAAGAAGATGACTGGAAAGATGTTTTTGTCAGTTATATGCCGAACAAAAATGTTAATTTCACCGCGGCTTATGTCGATTTAGGTACAGTTGCCACCAAGAAAGATCAAACAGGCATTTATTTATCCATGACGGGGTACTTATGGTAAACCTAGCAAAAGCAGCATTTTTATCTTTTAGCGTGTTTTTAGTTGCGTGTGCAGCACCAAGCAAAGCGCCACAAAGTTTATATGACGAGATTGGTGGTAAACCAACAATCGAAGCCATTACCGATAATTTTATTGACGAAATTAGTTTTAACAAAGATATCTATCGTTATTTTGAAAAAACCAATATCACTCGGTTTCGCGAAAAATTCATTGAGCATCTATGTGTAGACACGGGTGGCCCTTGTACTTATACCGGCGATACTATGTTGAAAGTACATCAAGGACAAAACATCAATGAGACAGACTTTAATACCACAGTCGACTTATTGGTTAACGCAATGAAAAAAGCAGGCCTTACTTATCCGCAACAAAATAAAGTTCTAAAAGTGCTCGCGCCAATGCGTGGGGAGATGCTTTACAAGTAATTAGTTTTGCTCGCGACTGCCTGAAAAGGCCTCAAGAAAGTGAATTTTAAAATTATCGATTCGAAAGCGACCTACGGGTTAATGCTGTTCACTTAAGGGTTGAATTTAATTGAATAGCCTAATTAAATCCAATTAAGCTTTCTTAATCGGATTTAATTAGATGGTCCGCCTCACCTCTTAGCTATGCTTAGAGGGTGGCTAAACAAAGAGGCGAATCATCATGTTTACTATTAAAGTTATTGGAATCGATTTAGGCAAATCTTCTTTTCATCTTGTTGCTCATGATCATGCTGGACGAGAACAATATCGAAAACGACTTACACGATTTAAGTTGGTAGAACATCTTGCGAATATACCCCCAACCATTATTGCAATGGAGTCTTGCGGAGGCTCTCATTGGCTGGCACGTCAGTGTCAAAAATTTGGTCATGAGGTCAAACTCATCCCTCCTCAGTACGTAAAACCTTACGTAAAGACCAATAAAAATGACTACATTGATGCGGACGCCATTGCAGAAGCTGCGATGCGGCCTAACATGCGTTTTGTGAGTATCAAAACAGAATCGGCCTAAGTGATCTCGGTGATTCAAAAAATACGTTCGGGCTATATCAAAGAGCGAACAGCCTGCATGTCTCGAATAGGTACTATTTTATTAGAGTTTGGACTCAGTTTTCCGGCAGGTCATGGCAAAATAAAGTCTGTGTTCCAGTGGCTGGCAGAGAAAAACGCTCCATTGCCTAATGCTGTTCACTTAAGGGTTGCATTTAATTGAACAGCCTCAGAAAATCCGATTAAGCATGTCTTAATCGGATTTTTTTGTGTCTATTCAACAGCTCTTACTCAGTATTGATGAACTTCATTCCTTCTCGAATCATTCAACTTTCACTCAAAACATACCTGTTAAATGGATTGAATCGGCATTAACGCTTTCTTCAAAAGCAACTATTAGGCGCCGCCGATTACCTGAAGACCAAGTTCTTTGGCTGGTCCTAGGTATGGCTCTTTTTCGAGATGAGTCGATTGAGGAAGTGGCTAGACGATTAAATATATGTTCTGAAGGGCTCTCTTCTGAGCATTGGGCTAATGAACGATTTGCTCAGGATGATTGGCAAGGGTTACAAGTTTTCGCTATGGATGGGGTTATTTTTCGTACGCCTGACACGCCCGACCTACAAGCGCATTTTGGTAGTGCCAGCAACGCAACCGTAAAACAAAGTGCTTATCCGCTACTACGTTGTGTCGCTCTGATGAATACACATTCCCATGTCATTTTAGATGCTCAAGTGGGCAACTATCAAACAGCTGAAACACCTTTGGCAGAAGCCATGCTCGATAAAATTCCTGATCGCAGCACCACATTGCTAGACCGGAACTTCTGGAGTGCCAATCTAATGCATACTTTAATGGATGAAGGCAATGAGCGGCATTGGTTGATACCTAAACGCAGTAATACTGTGTATGAGGTCGTCGAAGAATACGGTGACGGAGATGCTTTATGGCGTATGACCGTCTCACCTCAGGCGCGTAAAAAGAATCCCAAGTTNNNNNNNNNNNNNNNNNNNNNNNNNNNNNNNNNNNNNNNNNNNNNNNNNNNNNNNNNNNNNNNNNNNNNNNNNNNNNNNNNNNNNNNNNNNNNNNNNNNNACCGAAGGTAACGAAGGTGATGCGGCCGTGACGGCGACAGGCACGATCAGCATCAGCGATGTGGATGCGGATGACAGCCCAGCGTTCGCCGACACCACAAGCCCAGTGCAAGGTACTTACGGTAGCCTGACTCTGGTAGACGGTGCGTGGACGTACACCTTGGATCAAAGCAAGGTTCAAGACTTGGATGGTGCGAAAGATGGCCAGCCAGCGGACCAAGTGACAGACACGATCACACTGACAGCCGATGATGGCACGACCCAAGACATCGTGATCACCATCACAGGTACAGACGATGCAGCGGTTATTAGTGGTGATACGACTGCTAACTTGCTTGAGGATGATGAAACGAGTTTATCGGATGGTGTTATTTCTGCGGGTGGTAAATTAACCATTAGTGATGTTGATTCAGAAGATAATCCTACATTTGATCCTAGTCGAGTTGAGTCTTCAGATGGCACGGTTGGTAGTCTAACTATTTCAGCCGATGGTACCTGGTCTTACAAAGTTGATAACGACAAATTACAGACTTTGGCTCAAGGAGATGAGCTTGTCGAAAGATTTACTGTGTATGCAACCGATGGAAGCAGTGAGGAAATTGTCGTTAAAGTTGGTGGTGTTGATGATGTTTCAGTCATTTCTGACGACACTGTAAATACGTTGACTATTGGTGAAGATGAAACTCTTACTCTTCCTTTGCCGCTTGAAATTAGCGACATTGATAATGGCGAAAATCCTTCTTTCCCAGCTGGATCCATCAACGGTTCATTCGGTGTTTTTGTTATTGCGGACACATCGACAACTGGGAGTAGTACGTGGGAGTACCAGTTAGATACCTCTAAAGTACAGTATTTAAATAACGGTGAGTCTGTTCAGGAGAAAATTACTGTTACTGCTAGTGATGGTACAAACTATGAGCTTGTTGTGAATATTAATGGTTCCAATGATATTCCTACAGTGGAAGGATCCATTAGTAAGGCTGCTGAGGAAGGTGGTGACCTATTAACTGGCTCCATTGATGCGAGTGATGTGGATAGTGATACATTATCTTTTAGTGTTACGGGTTCTACGCCAGCTGGTTTTGCCCTAAATACACAGGATGGGACTTGGTCATTTGATCCTAAAAATCCTGCCTATAACTCTTTAGGGGAAGGTGATAAGCAAGATATTAAAGTAGATGTTCTTGTTAGTGATGAAGATGGTGGTTCATCAAAACAAACCATTACCATTACTCTTAGTGGAACTAATGATGGGCCTACAGCGACAGCCGATTTTGTAAGTGTTTCTGCAACTAGTTCTATTACTATTGATGCGATAGCGAATGACAGTGATGTTGAGGGTGATTCTCTAACTATTTCAGAGGCTTCTGTACCGAGTTCTTCGCAAGGTTCTGTGGCTATTGTTGATAATCAGTTGGTATTCACGCCAGCGGAAGGCTTTAGTGGAACCGCTACTATTAATTACTCAATCAGTGATGGTAAAGGTGGTACAGATACTTCAACCGTTACTGTTAATGTGAATTCTGTAACTATAGATCCAATTACTAGTGATGATGTTATTAATGCTAGTGAAGCTGCTGGTACTGTTACCGTTTCAGGTAAAGCCACAGGTGGTGACATTAGCGAAGATGATGTTGTCACTATGATGATCAATGGCAAAGAATACACGACAAGTGTCGATTCTGATGGCTCCTGGTCTGTGGATGTTGCGGGTTCAGATTTGGCAGCGGACACAGGGTTCGATGTCTCTGTTGAGTCTACGGATACTGCTGGTAATAGTGTCACTACTACCAGTTCTTCTACTCATAGTGTGGATACTTTAGCTGGTGATACGGGTAGTGCCCCTATTGTGACTATTACTGAAGACTATGAAGGCATAATGACAGGGTCTCGTCCAAGACCTGATGGCACTATTAGTAGCCGTGAGCTTGACGGTGATATTGATGTAAGAATTAAGTTGCCATCTGGCACTGTTGAGGGGGATACCATTTCGGTTACAGATGGCTCTACTACATCTGAGATTGTTGTTAACGCGAGTATGCTTTCAAGCGGTTTCGCGTCTACTTCTTTTGCAAATCCGGGAGATGGTGAGACGATCAAGGTTACCGCTACGTTAACGGATCAGTTTGGTAATATCTCAGAAGAAGGCTCAGCTGAAGCGAAGCTAGATCTTTCTATTGCGACGCCATCTATTTCTTTCGAAAGTACCGGTGGCGACAATATTTATAATGCTGCTGAGGTTGGTGAAGACGGTACTGTGACGGCGACTATTTCGGTTACAGGCTCTGAAGTAAACGATAAGCTAACTTACAGTGTTGATGGAGTGCAAACAACGATCACGTTAGACGCAGATGACATCAGTAATGGTGTTGCGATCGAAGTGGCTCCAGGTGCGGAAGTGACAGCAACTTTGTCGGATGCGGCGGGTAACAAATCAAATGAAGTGAGTAAGACCGCTGCAGAGGCGGATATTTCTGTCGCTCCTCCTGTGATTACAAGTGTGACTGATGATTCTGAAAACTCAGATTATTCGAAGGTAACCTTGCATGGTACTGGGGAAATCGGTGCAGTTGTCACTTTATGGATTATTGCAGGCTCTACAACAAATGGTAATGATACTCAGACGGGTGAATACACTGAATTGACAAGTGTTACCACGACGGTTTCTAGTGATGGCACTTGGTCTTTAGATGTGTCTGATCTACCTGATGTAGCAGTCAACGATAATGAGTTCTTCAAAGTTACTCAGACTGATACGGCTGGTAATGTCAGTGGTGATTCTAATGTTGTTCATTACTGGCATGGTACTTGGACTAGTGTTAACTCAGAAACTGGTGATGATTTTGTGTTACTAGGTAGCGGCAACGACACAATAACTGTTGATGCAGACGATAGTTCAGATTCTCTTACTGTGGATGGCGGAGCTGGTCATGACAAAGCGGTATTCTCATCTGCGCTTTCAGATATGCAATCTATTACCTTAGATGAAAATGGCAATGTGATTATTGTTGATGATCAAGGTGACACCAATACCCTTATCGACTTCGAGTCATTCTCCTTTGATGGTGTTGTTTACTCTAAAGAAGCTTTATTTGCTCCTCATGCTGAAGATGATACCGCTAGCACAACGGAAGACAGTGCCGCTATTACAATTGATGTATTAAGTAATGACAGCAGTATAAGTGATGATAAGTTGACGGTTACGGCAGCGACTGTATCACCAGAACAAGGTACGGTTGCGATTGTGGATGGCAAATTACAATTTACCCCGGCTGAAGACTTTAATGGTGAAGCCACTATTAGCTATGAGGTTAGTGGCAGTGATGGCGCTAAGGATACAGCAGAAGTGATTGTAACCGTTGATGCTGTGAACGATGGCCCTGTTGCAAATAGCGATACATCGACAACAAATGAAGACACAGTTGTTACCATTGATGTGTTGGCGAACGACAGTGATGTTGATGACGATACTTTGACTATCAAAGAGGCAACAGTATCTGAAGAGGAAGGCACGGTTGCTATTGTCGATGGTAAATTACAGTTTACGCCAGCAGAAAATTTTTACGGTGAAGCGACTATCCGCTATGAAATTGCCGATGGCAACGGTGGTGTAGATACCGCTGAAGTCAAAGTGACTGTCGAGTCGGTTAATGATGTACCTGTAATTAGTATGACGTCAGGGAAAGGCCAAGGCGATGAAGACAGCACAGGTATTGAAGTGACACTGTCTGCATCTGATGCTGATGGTACTGTGGATAGTTTTGTTATTCAGAGTTTGCCTGCTCACGGTACGTTATTCGTGAGTGGTGTGGAAGTTACATCTGCAGGATCGGTTATTTCTGCAACAGATGGCAAGGCTAGTTTGACTTTTGTACCTGACGCTGATTGGAGTGACAATAATGGGGCTTCTCCAGCTACATTTGAATACGCTGCCGTTGATAGCAGTGGAGCCGCTTCTGCTACAGGTACGGCCACTATCAATGTAACAGCTGTTACCGATGCACCAACCGTTGAGTTGACATTGGAGCCGACGACGACAACGACGTTGTATAGTGTCGACTTGTCCAATGTGTTACAGGGAGCAGAAGATACGATAGGGAATCCGGCTGGTTTTACCGTTGCTGCTTATGACTCTGCAAGTAACATTGTCGATATTTCTATTAAGGATTCTGGTTCCCCTACTGGTTTTGGTGTTACTGGGAAGGCAAGTAACGGCGCTGACTCAGAAATTGGCAAACAAGAGAAATTGGTAGTAGAGCTTGATAAACCAGCATCGTCTGCAACATTTGAATTAGCGTGGCTAAATAAGAATGACGAGACGGCGGTTTATACTGTGAAATACAGTGATGGGACTTCTCAAACATATACGGTGGATGGTAATTCTGATGAGGGGGGGTATGACAGAATTGGTGCTCCTATAACGGTAAACGCACCTGCGGGCAAATCTATATCGGCAATTGAATTCTCTACCCCAGATTATGGTGATCGAGTAAATACAAGTGACTATTTGTTGCACAGCGTTTCTTATGAGTCAGCGGTAACTAATTATACGGTTGATATTACGGCTACTCCGACAGATACAGACAATTCTGAAAACATTACTGAGTTAATGGTTTCGACTCCAGAAGGCATCTCATTATCTGGCGCAGAGAAGATAACAACAGAAAATGGTGTTACTACTTGGAAGGTGTCGTTAGACAGTGGTGGCTTCTCAAATAAAGTTCAGGTTGATCCCGATACTGGCGTTGTGACGGTCAAAGGATTAATACTGTCTGTGCCTGATGACTTTAATGGTGAGCTAGAAGTAATCGCTACCGCTACAGCGAATGATCCGGGTGCGAGCGATACAGTGGATGGCTCTGATAGTGCCACCATAGTGATCAATGGTGCGCCAGAAGCGGCAGATGACGAGTTAGCTGGACAAGAGAATAGCCAGCTTGTCATTGAGCCTAGTGATTTAACATCTAATGATACGGATCCTGAAGGCGATTCTTTAGTTATCACGTCGGTGTCAAACGCCCAAAACGGTTATGTATACATAAATGCCGATGGAAAAGTGATATTCACGCCTGCATCTGGTTTTACCGGTGCGGCTTCTTTTGAATATACCGTTTCAGATGGCAATGGTGGTACAGATACGGCGATGGCTACTTTAGATGTAAAAGCTGCTACGGCGTCTGCAAGCGTTACGGTATCTATTACTGAGATTAATGCTAATTGGGATGGATTCGGATCTAAATCCGATGTCGTAGATAGTGCAACTCACCATGACTATAACTACAATCAATGGCAGCAGTTTGATTCAAGTGATGACCAAATTGTTATCGATAATGATGTAAATAAGTGGCTTGATGCTGGAGATGGGGATAATTCAATTTATGTTGGAGATGACGTAAATCGTGGTAATTCAGGCCCTGGTATTAAAACTGGTAGTGGTGATGATGATATCTTTGTTAAAGATAGCGTTTATAGCACTGTACAAACTGGTGGAGGGAATGATCGTGTCCAAGTAGGTTACGACTTGGGTAATGGTTATCATAGTGCACATATCAACTTAGGTGATGGTGATAACAAGCTGATCATCGAAAATGATGTTAACAATTATTCAACTGTCCATTCTGGCTCAGGTGATGATGTTGTCTCGATTGGTGATGATGTTAGATATGACGCCGACATTCAGTTGGGTGATGGTAATGATCGACTAACTATTGGGGATCAAATAGAGCAGCAGGTATCGATCAACCTTGGTTCAGGTGATGATATTTTGATCGTTGGTGGTAAGGTGTCATCTAGTGCATGGGTTGATGGTGGGGAAGGTACAGATTCCATTTTACTTGAATACTATTCTCACCAAGATTATCTAAATAATAAAGATGGCCTGAAGTGGAACATAGCTAACTTTGAAAATATCAAGTTCTCTGACGGTACTGTAATTGGGGATGCTTCAGTATTCGATAGAAGTAGTGTTTCTGGTTATTCTGTAACCGTTAATGTTTCAAATTTAGCAACAGATGAAACACTGTCTAGTGTTGTTATTGATGGCGTTCCAGAAGGCGCTAAATTGCAACAGAGCGGTGTGGATCTTGATGTAAATGATGATGGCACTTATACGGTTTCGGTTGAAAATGGTGCTACGTCAATCGACAACCTAACGGTGGTTAGTCGTACTGATTCACAGCTTGATGAATTCGAGTTGACTGCATCTATTAATACAGACGGTGCTAATAACGACCAAGTTGGTGCTTCTGATGAAGCGGCTATCGTGGGTAGCACTGGGGATGATTATCTTACTGGAGGTACTGGTGAGGATTCGTTACTTGGTGGTGCTGGCGATGACATCTTGTTTGGTGGAAGTGATCAAGTTTCCGACACTCTAACTGGAGGAGAAGGTAAAGATATCTTTATATTGAATGACGCCACTGATAATTCAAATATTGATACTATTACTGACTTTAATGCGGCAGAAGACGCTTTGGATTTGACTGACTTGTTGACAGGTTTGGATGACAGCCCTAGTAAGGATGCCGATGTTGATGCTGTTACTAAGTTCTTGAACGATAATGTTAAAGTAACAGATGGTCACGTTGAAGTTGGTGGTGAAGAGGTTGCCAATTTTGGTCCTGATTCCAATTTTGACTCAAATGGAATCAATGGTGTAACGACGGCTGATACTATTAAGGTTATCTACAACGATCAAGAGTACAACATCAATATTGATGGCTAATTTGACTGCATAGTAGACGTTATTTAAAAGGCCGAATTGTTTTGCAATTCGGCCTTTTCGCATCTGTAGCTTGTTCAGTTTAGAAAGAGATTATCCCAATTACTTAAAAACTCTACACGGCTAAGCCGATAGGGCAGCTCACGCCTGTGCCTGCTAGTCCGCAGTAACCGTTCGGGTTCTTGTGAAGATACTGCTGGTGATACTCTTCAGCGAAGTAATAGGTATCGAGAGGTTCGATTTCTGTTGTGATCATGCCGTGGCCAGCATTAAGTAACTCTTTTTGGAAGGCGGCTTTACTGGCTTCAGCAATAGCAAGATCTTTGTCGTTAGTTGTGTAGATGACAGAGCGATACTGGCTGCCAATGTCATTACCTTGGCGCATGCCTTGGGTTGGGTCATGGTTTTCCCAGAACACCTTAAGGACATCCTCCAGCGAGACCTTAGAAGTATCAAAGACGACTTGAACAACTTCACTGTGTCCTGTTTGGCCAGAACAAACTTCTTCGTATGTAGGGTTGGGGGTAAAACCTCCTGCATAACCTACAGAAGTAACGATAACGCCTGGCGTGTTCCATAGTTTACGCTCAGCTCCCCAGAAGCAGCCCATTCCAAGAATGACTTCGGCTTCATTAGGATTTTCGGAACGGACAAATGCTTCGTTGTTGACGGCGTGTACCCCTGAAATAGATAAAGGTGAGCTTCTGCCGGGAAGGGCATCGGCCTCATTGGGAATAGCCGATTTTTTAAGAATGGTTTCAATACTATTGGACATTTTAGTCTCCTGACCTAGTGGTCGAACATCTCCTTTGGCTACTACCTGTTAGCAAATAGTAAGTAGCGGAGGATACAAGATGGGTATTCTACTTTACGCTCTCTAAAAGAGATTGGTTCTTTTCATAGGGATAGATAATGAGGTGAAAAGATTTTTTTTCAACTAATTTCAACTAGTTCTCTTGCAGTACTTGACTCTCAATTTAATCTACCTATAATACGCACCTCGTTGGCAAGGGTTGAGCAAATTAGCTTTACCAATCAAACATTGTAGAATGTTTGTTGTTAATGATGATTAGTCGCGGGATGGAGCAGTCTGGTAGCTCGTCGGGCTCATAACCCGAAGGTCGTTGGTTCGAATCCGGCTCCCGCAACCATTTTAAAGGTCGTTGGTTCACTTTTTAATTAAGAAAAGGGCTCCCACAAACTTTTAAAGATTGTTAGTTCACTTATTTTAGTTAATAAAAGTACTAGCACAATCGACTAATCAAACGAAATTGTTAGTGATTCTTGAAAGAATTAATTTGTCGCGGGATGGAGCAGTCTGGTAGCTCGTCGGGCTCATAACCCGAAGGTCGTTGGTTCGAATCCGGCTCCCGCAACCATTTTATATAAAGGTCGTTGGTTCACTTTTTAGTTAAACCATACAAATTAATTTAGTCACATAATTTCCTCAGCACTAAAAGATAAAATCTAAATTATATCAATAATTTAGCATGGCGCGGGATGGAGCAGTCTGGTAGCTCGTCGGGCTCATAACCCGAAGGTCGTTGGTTCGAATCCGGCTCCCGCAACCATTTTATATAATCGTCGTTGGTTCACTTTTTAATTCTGTAAATGGCTTCCGCAACCTATTTAAAGGTCGTTGGTTCACTTTTTAGTTAAGAAAAAGGCTCCAGCAACCAATTCATAAAAATTGGTCATAGTTTTATCTTAATATCATTAGAAGCCTATTTTCTAAATAGTCTTAGTTGTCGCGGGATGGAGCAGTCTGGTAGCTCGTCGGGCTCATAACCCGAAGGTCGTTGGTTCGAATCCGGCTCCCGCAACCATTTAAAAGGTCGTTGGTTCACTTTTTAGTGAAGAAAGGGCTCCCACAAGCATTCAAGATTACCTCGTTGGTTCACTTTTTAGTGAAGAAAGGGCTCCCACAATCATTCAAGATTACCTCGTTGGTTCACTTTTTAATTAAGAAAAAGCTAAAGCTCCTACAACCATTTCAAAGTAATTCCTTTTCAAGTCTATTTAGTTATTAGCCTCAAGCTGTAGGTTTACCTTTTATCGAAAAGGGCTTATAACACGCATTTCACCAAACATTTCATGCTAAAAATGTCATTTTTACATAATCTCCTATTCTTATTCGTTAATTAATATAGGGTGCATATAAGCCCGTTATTGGACTGTAAGCATAATTTAACTTACAGGAAAAAATTATTTACCAGCGAGCAAAGTAGCCACATGAAAATAGCGTAGTGAGCGCTATTAGCAATAATGGTTTTGGTGGGAATTTGATAGCGGCTGGTCATTAATAGTCCCAGTCCTGTTAATCCGCTACTTCCTGCAGAGATAGCCCAAGCACTTAGGAACAAAAAGCCTAATTGAGTTGGGTCAGGGTTAAGGGGCAACAACATAGGGCTAACAATTGCGATACTCACCACAGGATGAATACCAATTATTCCAGCCATAATCATTGCTGCGAGAACGACGGAAAAGAGGAGTGGGCTAAAGGTAAAGCTATCCAAGTTAAAGAGCTGTGGGTAACTAAGAATAATCGCGCTAATGCCATTTGAAAATATTCCTGCGGCAAGGAACAAAGCAAATTGACTGCCGATTTGAGCGAGTTTGTGGTTCACAAAATGCGATAAGCTTTTCCTTCTGGATGGCGTTCGCATCAATAGTATGGTGGCGCTTGGTGCTAATAGACAGATCAACACCAATATGCTGATATCAGGCCAAATGAAGTGAAAAAATATAACGCTAGAAGCCAGAATCATAGGAATGAAGAGGCTTTCTTTACGAATTGGGTAGCCGTTAAAGTCACCTTTGGTGCGTCTAAATGCTTCTACAGTGGAAAAAATGATGGCGACTAGTCCCATGACAAGACCTGGTATAACGGTTTTTTGCCACTGCATTCCTGGTGCATAAATAATCGCAACGCCCGTTGCCACAAAGAAAGGTGACCACCAAGCCGCCGCGGAAAAGTTACGAGTCAGTATAAACTGCTGTTCCGTCGTTAATTTTATTGCGCCTTTTATACGATCTGCGAAGACTAGAATCACAGACAGGTTAATCACTGCACCTAATACTTGCACGCCGAGCGCAGTGTTAAATACAGCACTGAGGCCTTTTGGTAAAGGACGCTTTTCATCTGGCGAACTGGTTAGGTCTAAAAAAGAGACAGCCACAAACATCGCCAGCATTGGTAAGTTAACTGCAAAAACTTGCTGCCATGTCATCCATGTACCTTTTGAACCAGCAAAAAGTAATGTCGAGACTCCAATAATCATTAGCCAAGACACTTGTCTCTTTGCGCTTGGTGCTAAGGTGTGCCACATCGTGATATTTGCTCCCCACGCTAGTAGGGTAGGCAATAACACCGGGGTCAAATGAGCAACTGACAATAAATAAAAAACCAATGTGCCAAGTACAAACCAACCAGTATATTTCTTAAGTGGATTCATCAGGTGGGAGCTGTCCTTACGTTGTTGGAGGTTGTTTTTTGTAAACTGAGCGATCTAAGTAGTTTTCAGATACGTTCTAAATAGTGATTCATCGATAGGTGATCGGCATACATATATTAATCGGAAGTATTATTTCCGCACGGCTAGTTTTTACTGGCAGTGGTACTCATATCAATGTAAGACACGTTTGATTATTTAATATTGTTGTTTAATCAATGTGCTATTGAAAGAAATCTTGTAATGGGGTGAAAAAGTAATTTCTTTATCTGTATTTATATTATTGTAATGTTGAATATAGATAAAGTTAAGACTATTCAACATGTTAAAAACTTCAAAGGATTGGGATGATGAGTCATTTACGAATTATTAAAACTGTCTTAGTTGCTTGTGTCGCATTGTTTGCCGGACTTGTCGCATTTAATAATGTGGTCGACTATGGTTCAAACTTTGCGTTTGTACAGCATGTTTTAACCATGGACACGACGTTTGAATCAAATCAATTAAAATATCGTGCCATTGATGGATCTATTTTTCATCATGGGTTTTATTGGTTGATTATCTTGACCGAAGCTTTAGTCGGCATTCTGTGTGCGTTGGGCGCATGGAATATGTGGCAAAAAAGAAAGCTGGATAAAAGACAGTTCAATGCGGCTAAAACGCTATCTAATCTAGGTTTATCGCTTGGCGTTTTGCTGTGGTTCAGTGGATTCATGACAATTGGCGCTGAGTGGTTCCTAATGTGGCAATCCAGTATTTGGAACGGTCAAGCGTCTGCGTTCCGCTTTATAGTTGTGTTGTTTCTAGTGTTGATTTTTATTAATCAACCTGAAGAAGAAATCTAGTTACTCTTCATTCAATGTCATAACACTAGTCGACAACTGAAAGCCCTTTGGTTTTATCACCAAAGG
Protein-coding sequences here:
- a CDS encoding group 1 truncated hemoglobin yields the protein MVNLAKAAFLSFSVFLVACAAPSKAPQSLYDEIGGKPTIEAITDNFIDEISFNKDIYRYFEKTNITRFREKFIEHLCVDTGGPCTYTGDTMLKVHQGQNINETDFNTTVDLLVNAMKKAGLTYPQQNKVLKVLAPMRGEMLYK
- a CDS encoding transposase domain-containing protein, with the translated sequence MSIQQLLLSIDELHSFSNHSTFTQNIPVKWIESALTLSSKATIRRRRLPEDQVLWLVLGMALFRDESIEEVARRLNICSEGLSSEHWANERFAQDDWQGLQVFAMDGVIFRTPDTPDLQAHFGSASNATVKQSAYPLLRCVALMNTHSHVILDAQVGNYQTAETPLAEAMLDKIPDRSTTLLDRNFWSANLMHTLMDEGNERHWLIPKRSNTVYEVVEEYGDGDALWRMTVSPQARKKNPK
- a CDS encoding cadherin-like domain-containing protein, with amino-acid sequence MTATGTISISDVDADDSPAFADTTSPVQGTYGSLTLVDGAWTYTLDQSKVQDLDGAKDGQPADQVTDTITLTADDGTTQDIVITITGTDDAAVISGDTTANLLEDDETSLSDGVISAGGKLTISDVDSEDNPTFDPSRVESSDGTVGSLTISADGTWSYKVDNDKLQTLAQGDELVERFTVYATDGSSEEIVVKVGGVDDVSVISDDTVNTLTIGEDETLTLPLPLEISDIDNGENPSFPAGSINGSFGVFVIADTSTTGSSTWEYQLDTSKVQYLNNGESVQEKITVTASDGTNYELVVNINGSNDIPTVEGSISKAAEEGGDLLTGSIDASDVDSDTLSFSVTGSTPAGFALNTQDGTWSFDPKNPAYNSLGEGDKQDIKVDVLVSDEDGGSSKQTITITLSGTNDGPTATADFVSVSATSSITIDAIANDSDVEGDSLTISEASVPSSSQGSVAIVDNQLVFTPAEGFSGTATINYSISDGKGGTDTSTVTVNVNSVTIDPITSDDVINASEAAGTVTVSGKATGGDISEDDVVTMMINGKEYTTSVDSDGSWSVDVAGSDLAADTGFDVSVESTDTAGNSVTTTSSSTHSVDTLAGDTGSAPIVTITEDYEGIMTGSRPRPDGTISSRELDGDIDVRIKLPSGTVEGDTISVTDGSTTSEIVVNASMLSSGFASTSFANPGDGETIKVTATLTDQFGNISEEGSAEAKLDLSIATPSISFESTGGDNIYNAAEVGEDGTVTATISVTGSEVNDKLTYSVDGVQTTITLDADDISNGVAIEVAPGAEVTATLSDAAGNKSNEVSKTAAEADISVAPPVITSVTDDSENSDYSKVTLHGTGEIGAVVTLWIIAGSTTNGNDTQTGEYTELTSVTTTVSSDGTWSLDVSDLPDVAVNDNEFFKVTQTDTAGNVSGDSNVVHYWHGTWTSVNSETGDDFVLLGSGNDTITVDADDSSDSLTVDGGAGHDKAVFSSALSDMQSITLDENGNVIIVDDQGDTNTLIDFESFSFDGVVYSKEALFAPHAEDDTASTTEDSAAITIDVLSNDSSISDDKLTVTAATVSPEQGTVAIVDGKLQFTPAEDFNGEATISYEVSGSDGAKDTAEVIVTVDAVNDGPVANSDTSTTNEDTVVTIDVLANDSDVDDDTLTIKEATVSEEEGTVAIVDGKLQFTPAENFYGEATIRYEIADGNGGVDTAEVKVTVESVNDVPVISMTSGKGQGDEDSTGIEVTLSASDADGTVDSFVIQSLPAHGTLFVSGVEVTSAGSVISATDGKASLTFVPDADWSDNNGASPATFEYAAVDSSGAASATGTATINVTAVTDAPTVELTLEPTTTTTLYSVDLSNVLQGAEDTIGNPAGFTVAAYDSASNIVDISIKDSGSPTGFGVTGKASNGADSEIGKQEKLVVELDKPASSATFELAWLNKNDETAVYTVKYSDGTSQTYTVDGNSDEGGYDRIGAPITVNAPAGKSISAIEFSTPDYGDRVNTSDYLLHSVSYESAVTNYTVDITATPTDTDNSENITELMVSTPEGISLSGAEKITTENGVTTWKVSLDSGGFSNKVQVDPDTGVVTVKGLILSVPDDFNGELEVIATATANDPGASDTVDGSDSATIVINGAPEAADDELAGQENSQLVIEPSDLTSNDTDPEGDSLVITSVSNAQNGYVYINADGKVIFTPASGFTGAASFEYTVSDGNGGTDTAMATLDVKAATASASVTVSITEINANWDGFGSKSDVVDSATHHDYNYNQWQQFDSSDDQIVIDNDVNKWLDAGDGDNSIYVGDDVNRGNSGPGIKTGSGDDDIFVKDSVYSTVQTGGGNDRVQVGYDLGNGYHSAHINLGDGDNKLIIENDVNNYSTVHSGSGDDVVSIGDDVRYDADIQLGDGNDRLTIGDQIEQQVSINLGSGDDILIVGGKVSSSAWVDGGEGTDSILLEYYSHQDYLNNKDGLKWNIANFENIKFSDGTVIGDASVFDRSSVSGYSVTVNVSNLATDETLSSVVIDGVPEGAKLQQSGVDLDVNDDGTYTVSVENGATSIDNLTVVSRTDSQLDEFELTASINTDGANNDQVGASDEAAIVGSTGDDYLTGGTGEDSLLGGAGDDILFGGSDQVSDTLTGGEGKDIFILNDATDNSNIDTITDFNAAEDALDLTDLLTGLDDSPSKDADVDAVTKFLNDNVKVTDGHVEVGGEEVANFGPDSNFDSNGINGVTTADTIKVIYNDQEYNINIDG